atgcccttactgggattcgaacccagcagAACcgtcggcttcataggcagggcaGGGCCAATACCCACTAGGCTAGACCGGTCGGCAAATGACCACTAAAACAGTTTAGGTTATTATGCCATGCCTTTGTATCCCGTGACCGAGCCGTGTTATCCCTTTTATTGATTTAACAGAACAAAATATATTCCTTGACAACAAATTGTTTGATCAATAAATAGTTAGGTACGTGCAAATCTGCTACACAGCCCAGCCTGCAAAAGGTAGCGCAATTTTACATTCGCTTACATCCGGGTAAGAAACCCTTATTTTGATTCAATAACAGGGCTAAATTTGTTTTGATAAACATGACCACAGCTGAAAAAGGAGACTACCTGTCGTTCGGAAATAAAAATTACGGTCTAAAGACTGTAAGAGAATGGCATGAACATAACTTGGACGTCCTGAAAGGAGATATTATCGATACAACAGACAAGAACACGTCAATAACGAAAAACTGCATTGTTAAAGTGAACCAGACGTCCTGCCACGACTACAGCGATAGCACAAGTCAGTTGAGGCATAGAGCGAGACACATTAATTACTGGAAGGCTGAGTTAGAAAGAGCAATACGAGACATCGATGCGGAAATTATAGTCCTGGAATCACAAAGACAGCAACTCAAAAATGCTATGGATACTTTGAAAATACCAGAGTACATCACTGAAGAGTGTCTTGATGTCAGAGCGAACAGAATGCAGTCAGATTTGGTTTACGACGAACCCCAGGAAGCTTTATTTACTGAGTCTGCTCTGATAGAAAATGTTAAGAGATTGCACAGAGAAATGCTTAGGGATATAGAGAATCAGATGGCGATGAATATAGCGGCGAAGCATGCGTTGGAAAGAGACTGGAGTAACAAATATTTGGCATTTAAATATGAAAGTGAAAATGCAGAGTTAGAAACTAAAGCCGTCAATATAAAGGATTCAGCAGGAGCTACCAGACTATCTGAAGGCCAGTCCAATGTGCAGTCTTGGGAATATAATACTGTATCGACTTTGGACCAGTTTAAGATAGCGATGG
The sequence above is a segment of the Cydia amplana chromosome 2, ilCydAmpl1.1, whole genome shotgun sequence genome. Coding sequences within it:
- the LOC134657721 gene encoding tektin-4-like — translated: MTTAEKGDYLSFGNKNYGLKTVREWHEHNLDVLKGDIIDTTDKNTSITKNCIVKVNQTSCHDYSDSTSQLRHRARHINYWKAELERAIRDIDAEIIVLESQRQQLKNAMDTLKIPEYITEECLDVRANRMQSDLVYDEPQEALFTESALIENVKRLHREMLRDIENQMAMNIAAKHALERDWSNKYLAFKYESENAELETKAVNIKDSAGATRLSEGQSNVQSWEYNTVSTLDQFKIAMEKSQALRAKVEAALINTARDLRSQDIKVNDELSKRIARTEQVKIELENQLRLTLQKIVESENILETLHDEMMKVSQRIQVAQTRLHTKNYRPNIENCREGSLVGLIEEVKDLNDSMTLLQKRSLETEKLRAELIHEQGRLENEIIVKKKSLFCDNDRCLFLRSHYQSAEKMCGF